The window GTGGCACATCGAAAAATTAAATCCAAATGTTTTTGTGCAGGTATTCGATGAAATTTGCTGACTCAAGTAAATAAAGGGTGGTTCACAACGATTTTGGACTCCATCAGAAATCATCAAAAAGGGTGCCTGACCGCTGATAGACCAATCGTAATtagacttaattttttttttttttacaaagactTACATTGTTAATATGAGCAATAAAATGAAGAGGTAAAAAGACCGAAAACTTGCGTTCCAAGGTCTTTTTTGGTTTGGCTAGCTTTGCCACTTCTTAGAATgcttgaaagttgaaagttatTGTGTTTTTCCCCCTTAATATATATTCATGTCCGACAATCCTCATTATTTTTGCGCGAGGAGGAAGGCTAAATGATGATGTATTATGATAGAATCACCATGTATTGATtcaaagtttattaaaaatgtattatgataaaatgtgtatttttttatgtttataaaatgtgtattaattttaaaaatgtattaagattaaaaacataTGTGTTCTGAAAATGAATTGACGCTGAcatgataatttaaattttcttgtaaGTTATAACAAGCACTAGTTTTCTCAAGTAGCATTTTTACCAATTTGGGCTACTGAAGGAAACTGATAAGCTGCgtttaccattttttttcatcagTTCATATCGAAGTTCAGGGCTGCAGGTTTTCTACTGTAGTAATTTGCAGTCTTTAATTTAAAACAGGGGGCCATAAACTAagggtagctgttacctagAATTACGTCAGTATCAAATTACAAATCATgaaatttattatatgtttaattttcgTCTTTACTCGCATAACTATTCCTCTAGTTTAATTTTCGCCTTTACTTGCATAATTATTCCTCTAATCCAACCTCTATAATTATTGCTCATTCTGTGTGGGGGTCGGAAATTCTGCTGTTTTCACATGGCAAAATTTGAGCCTATATTTCCCGACAATGTCTTATTGTTTCCACCGACAACATGATACGACATCGATACGACTAGGACAATTCACCTGGGATATATTGCATATGATCAATGATTGGTACgctaatcaatttaatttggtATGATttaaactctcaccaaattttagtTCGTGGATTGTGTTACTACTTATTACAATTTCTATGTTGCACTGGTTACGATTGAAGAAAAATGTCTGGTTTAGCCCAAATTTTGTTGCATCCCCCGAGTAAATCGTCCACTTTCTGCAATTTTTTAACTCACTTTAATACAATGATTGGCAGTTCAGTGGTTGATATTTCTGGTGGGATTCTACGTCTTGATATCATCCATGCATAGACCAAGTCATTTCCTTGGCGAGCCAGAGCATAATCATGAAAGTAATTAGTGGTTTGGGGAGTTCAACCGATCTCTCATAATAGTTTCTCCTTTCTTTTGCTTTATTTGAAGAGTTTAATGATTCTGAAGTGTtagagtaaatatttttttaccgtgtcaattaataaaaaattatcgatataattttataataattattatcaaaattaataaatatgtcatcataataatttgtatttaaatgatagtataaaataattttacttattaatattttataacttattttttagtgaagaatttatataactttatttattgTGAAAGTAAAAAACTCTATacataataatttgtaataaaataatgttataaaaactattttaaaatgtgagtctattttcaattgaaatatgttAACTATGTTCACATATGAATAAAATTAGCAAGACATTACACAGGGTGGTTTAACTATGAAAGCTAGATGCATAAGCAACTAAGGCCTAACAACCTCCGTTGGTTGCACCAATTAATGATGAACAAAAACACCatgacttttttctttttgctcttGGACCATTTGTCATTTGGCCATGTTATGTTCTTCCATTACTCCTGTTCTCATTATCTCTTCATGGAGCTGTCATAGATCTTGTAacagattaattaaattatatacaaatttaTAGCTCGATCAGATACCCGCCAAACTCACAAACCTGGACCACCCTTTAGTTGGCCCCCACACCATATAATTGTAAAACCATTCCTATCCTAAAAACTGTGATAGTGTGGATGGTTTTACCACTTTCAGGAAAACACTGATAGTTTGATGATTGGGGTTCGTGAGTAAAATTGACCATTCAACCTTTTTACTGCTGGATATAGTTACTTGACTGCATATGATATGACCATCTCTCTTGTTCCACATGCAAAGTGGACCAAATGTTTTAGGATTATGGCAAGCATCATCATTTACAATGACTACTGTGGCAAATTGCACAGATATGCCCCTCGGTTTAGAGATATCACATCTCTAGCTTTAGAAAATATCTCTTTGGTTTTTCAGTTTTCATCTGCAGGTCTAGGACTAGAATGAAAACTAGACCTGATATCACATTTGCATGTCTGTAAAATAACAAAGTAatgtaaatttcaaaattggatTAGAGTGGAGTCTCAAAAAGACCTCAAATCAAAACTAACATGTTAGACTTACTAGttattttgttcttattatctttctaaattatattaattttgattttatataccAGGAAGATAGTACAAAtatcaagatcaagaaaagtgacaatcacatttaatattatcataaatttaatttttatttcaaaatatctttaaatttaaatgttataggtgataatcttatttaatgttaatattcatattctaataattaaatatccagtaaaaaaagttaataataaattaaagatataaaaaatatttaacttttaaaactGATTATTATTACTTATAATTAGAACCAAAGAAAAATATCACTATTGTTTATATATAGAATAAGAAGTAATATTAAGCAATTTTGAGCAAATCTCACGATGGCAAAGCTGCAAAGAATTTGAGAATACTCTTCTCACTTTCCGCAAGTCAACTTGAGAATATTACTTATTACATAGTTCATAATCATTCTTATATTTACATTTAATCTTAACatatattacatataatttGAGTTTTTCAATTCAATACAGGAAAAAAAGTTAGTGATCCTCAATTTTGCAACACATATATAGAATATATTgacatcataattcataatagtccaaaattatgtaataatttctgCTACAAGTAGCATCGatcatatatattatagttGTATATATGATGAGTTGTGGCATGCATATGCTTGTCTTGTGCTCGTGCTTGCGGTTGTAGCACTTCAGTACGATCCTTTGCTAGAATAGTAAGCTAGATGCTAGAATAGTAATGATGAGATAAGCAATGAACCGTACTGTAGAGCTCAAAGAACAACAGTAGTTAAGCATGTTCACAGCTACCTAACTGTACCGAAGATTCTAGAACGTTTTAAACATAATAGCTATGGTATGgtttaatttgaaaagttaGAACATGGACTTAAATTCACTGGAGTGGACCATCTGTAAATCTCATGCCAGCCAAAAGGTCACACTCATGCCAGTGTAAATATCATCACTGCCACTCACACCTATACATACAagccaaaaagaaaatagtCTATGTCAATTCCTtataaatatgtattaaatCTACTTCTAGGGAAGACACTGTCTACATTTACATTTGGACTCCACATCAACTCCCGTATATGGATGTGGTAGCTTTCCCATTATTGGAAGAAAATATCTTGTTTCAAGACTCATATTGATGAATTCGCTTAGAATAGCCTCAACtaatttattatacaaatacaatttctcataatttgtttgctaaattgttttttcttccttaCTGTTTCCTTAAATTCCACTCGACTACTTTGGAAAATTATTAAAGGTAATTCTTGACATCTAGATTTAGCATGGATTTCTTCAGTATTCTTGGGCAAGAAATTTACCAAAAGAGCCAATTTGGATTCTTACTTGATAAAAAAAGTATGGTAgatttttactaatatttaagAAAACGAAGCATGAGATCGAGTAGTACAATTTAGTGATCTCCTTATGCTACGTCCACATCagtttatctttaattattactataaaaaaaaaggtaaccCTTTGCCATGATTTCTTTATTCGTTTACCCTCAcatgtatctttttttttctaaagaaaaatCCGTAATAAGCCTTATACAAATAGAGAAAAAGAGATAATAAGAGAATGAGAAAATTAAAGGATAGAACACATTGTGAGATTACATGCACTATTTCAATTCCAATGTAATTTTAGTCACAATCTTCGTATCCTTTTTGTCATCATAGGAAGGTATGATGTCAGTGAGTCCAcaacacaaaattataaaacagtTAAAACAACATTATATACAGGGTAAATTGAGTCAACTGACTATTTAcattttggctttttttttcaattaattatgtcAAATAAAAATGGTTACATAGTACAGCCAAACCATAAAACCCATCAGGACTCACTGACACACCTTCCTTTCATATGCATCCATTCTTAGTCCCTACACAAGCCAAGccacttgtgtttgttttccaacatatacatatatatatatatatatatatatatatatatatatatatatatatatatatatatatatatatatatatatatatatatatatatatatatacattgaaAAACATGaagcaaaatagaaaagaaTCAAAGACAACAACAAATAAAGAAGTGAAAGAATCATTCATCAACACCAATAACATATACTCCAGTGACTCCTATCTATCCATGAAGATAAAGCAGACAGACACAACTGTTTCTTCCAACCTCTCTTTTGATGCCACTGCTGCACATGTGGATCCCCCTCCATTctaatcatgcaagctttgagtGTGGTCCCCTTCATTTTTAAAGCAAACAGCACATCACGTGCCTGCGCAGTTTCTTAGCAGAAGCCAATGGCCTCACCACGCACAACGTGACTCTCTCAGTgaatattttttccttcatcaattgactaataaaaATTCTCACCACCCAACAATACGTACGTGACATCATTCAATACATTACCaagcacaaaacaaaatttaatctcCTTCCATCAGTTTCTCCCTTCTCTTATCCAAAATTCTGCAATTTCTTTctataaaagtatatataaagaatCACAGTGTAATGTAAATTAGCTAATAAATATAGCTACTTGATATCATGTTATAGTGTGATGAATTAATCTTCAAGCGTTGAGAAGTGTTGCTTCCTTTTCTGTTTGAGCATCGCATATAGGCTTTGGTGATGGTAATGGTGATCCTGCAGCATTTTCCATCTTCTTGAGGCTTTGTTGGTGATAAACTTGCCTTAGTCTCTCTATCTCCCTCTTCAGTGCCTCTTGATGAGCTgcatgtatatgattttgattaataattattGGAAGATTAATTCGTTAAACAATTTTAACTACTTTGGAGACATGGCACATGATGATCGGACACAGACTTAAATACGCGTGCATGCAAAAGCTTTCACTAAAATCAATATAACTGCACTGCACTTTCATAATTGGTCTGTTTCTTCCTactaaattaatgaaataattacTATAGTATTCAGCTTTCGCGAGAAAAAGGCCAAGAACAGTGCAAATTAATTAGTACTATTACTCTTTGTTCCACATTGGttaatcttttgatttattaatgCTTcgggaaaaatatattaatataaccaAATTCAATTCGAGGAGATGTTAGGTACATtatcttcatttatattttgtcATGGTCTCGATTAGAAAACCACACAGTATCAATTGTAAAGcatagattttattttacttatccTGGTAAATACACTAAATCATCATTTCTATTTCGCTGGATTTTCAACATAGCATACGGAGATGCATGCATGTTGATCGATAATGATACAATATTGGTccctaaaaaattaatgacattaaTCTATTCCATCAATCGAGGGTAGTAATATGAAACTATATCTATCTTTCTGTCCACAAATCATAACATTTAGATTTTCGAGATCAAAATCTCAAATTCATAGcagtattataaatttttagggAACCGAAACAGTAGTTTACTAATGATAATTCTAAAAGAAAGTTAAACTTCTCGATCACTAAAAGATTCTAATCTATGTATAGAagccataatatatatatatatatatatatatatatatatatatatatatatatatatatataaacccaCATGTGCATCAACTATAAAGACAAGTAGAAAAGCCACGAGGTTAGGTTCACTTGGCAAAGTGAGCTTATAGTGGACATGTCACTTTCCCTTACTCTCGGAGGGGTTTATATTTCacttaaatggaaaaaaatggACGGTAATGAGTAATGACAATTAATCTCAACCAAGAAAGGCATTGGATCACACAAGTAGGATGGATTCTAATGGCCATAAAGTACTAATTATTGCATCCATCAACCACAAAGTATATCCGAAATGCTTCaccaaaaaattaacaataagatAATAGAGTTAGgtttaatttaataactttttaattagcCAAGTAATAATTGAAGAAAATtaccatctttaaagatcttGTCTTGAGCAAGGGCAGCGATTCGTTGCTTGAGAGCACTGTTGTCGACATTTAGAAGCAATCGTTGATGATCTAAAAATGCAACCCTTGGAGACAGCACTGAAACTTCGGCCTTCGTTGGTCAACGGATTGGGAAATAggtcaatatattattttgagtaATGTTATTTTAACCACACAAATCTTTAATatacttaatataaaaaaacaaaagaaaaatattaaataaaatacgtTATATACtaatagataaaaatgaagaaaaaaagtgaactgtgaaaaaatcttaaaaattttttgaagaaaaatgttatgccacttaaaaatttacttaaaaaaagatttattatGGACACTaaagaaagtaaaaacaaaGATTTATTATAGTCACATCACGTTACATCCCAAACCTGTAATGAAGTTACACTTCTCTCAAGCTCTGATATGTATTGCAGCTTCCTCACTCGCGATCTTTGTGCAGATTGTCTATTAGCCAAGATTCTGATGCAAAACGACAATTAGAGACAGaactcaaagaaaacaaaaatcctAACTCAGCAATTTAGTATGGTTCATTTTCTGTTACAGAAAAGATAAAAACGAAAGGTATTATGAAACATtgtacagaaagaaaacaacagaaaaaaaaaacaccataatAATTTTGAAGAACCAGTTCTCAATTATAAGAATGATtcataaacataaattaatcaTTATACTAGAATAGCAACACCagttattcaccaaaaaaaatttagaatagCAACATCAAGcctatattaaattaaaaaaatacatttaattaagCAAGaagaaacacattattttatccaattttgtgTAATGGTTGCAAACCTTACCAGGAAAAAGCATATTGATATTAGATATAAATACtcatataagaagaaaaaatatgataaattttttatgtaagCTAAAATTGACTCTTGTATAAGTTAAAAATCAGCGTTTGAAAAACCTAACACGAAAAAACTTCTATAAATGAGCTTATggaagaaacttttttttttcaagtgtttCTGAAGAAGCTAATTATCTAAAACAGGACTTACGTAGGGATGAATTTTTTATGACTACTAAACGTACCTTTTGACTCTCTTGGGGTCAGTAATTCTCTCGTTGGAAGAACAAGTATTGGTGTCATTTGGAAGCTGCATAATTTCCTGTTTGCATTGGCTTTCAACCTCATCtgcttcatttttcaattggtggtggtggtgctcctccttcttctccttctcatCATTGAAGAAGTTCTGATCAGAAGGGCTTGAAGGGTTAGAGGAGGACAAGATGGTTGGTGGAAGCAAGGGGACCCCAGAGAGCACTACTTCATCCGTGAACATGGACATGAATTGTTCATCATCAAACTTGTCAAACTCGTTctcattgttgttgttattctCTCCACACTTCATTGGTGAATCCAAGTAGGTGATGGAATCGCTCACCGACCTCCGGTGAGCGCCCCGCCGGGCCGAGGAGAAGTCAAGAAACTCATCTACCCAAGAAGGGTTCTGGTTGTGCTGATAATTGTTGTTGCTACCGGA of the Glycine max cultivar Williams 82 chromosome 13, Glycine_max_v4.0, whole genome shotgun sequence genome contains:
- the BZIP8 gene encoding basic leucine zipper 34 isoform X2; protein product: MTQLPPKIPNMSPSWPDFSSHHQKMQLPPLKSGSNNNYQHNQNPSWVDEFLDFSSARRGAHRRSVSDSITYLDSPMKCGENNNNNENEFDKFDDEQFMSMFTDEVVLSGVPLLPPTILSSSNPSSPSDQNFFNDEKEKKEEHHHHQLKNEADEVESQCKQEIMQLPNDTNTCSSNERITDPKRVKRILANRQSAQRSRVRKLQYISELERSVTSLQAEVSVLSPRVAFLDHQRLLLNVDNSALKQRIAALAQDKIFKDAHQEALKREIERLRQVYHQQSLKKMENAAGSPLPSPKPICDAQTEKEATLLNNGGGSTCAAVASKERLEETVVSVCFIFMDR
- the BZIP8 gene encoding basic leucine zipper 61 isoform X1; this encodes MTQLPPKIPNMSPSWPDFSSHHQKMQLPPLKSGSNNNYQHNQNPSWVDEFLDFSSARRGAHRRSVSDSITYLDSPMKCGENNNNNENEFDKFDDEQFMSMFTDEVVLSGVPLLPPTILSSSNPSSPSDQNFFNDEKEKKEEHHHHQLKNEADEVESQCKQEIMQLPNDTNTCSSNERITDPKRVKRILANRQSAQRSRVRKLQYISELERSVTSLQAEVSVLSPRVAFLDHQRLLLNVDNSALKQRIAALAQDKIFKDAHQEALKREIERLRQVYHQQSLKKMENAAGSPLPSPKPICDAQTEKEATLLNA